In the Sarcophilus harrisii chromosome 1, mSarHar1.11, whole genome shotgun sequence genome, one interval contains:
- the LOC100917406 gene encoding olfactory receptor 7D4-like produces MYLVTVVGNMLIMLTIGSDSHLHTPMYFFLSNLSFVDFCMVSTTVPKMLVSLLAENKAIPYADCLVQMHFFMIFSALDNFLLTVMAYDRFVAICHPLRYTIIMNPRLCGLLVLLSWITVVSLFYGTGLGVYLCSLVTHSSWKKTVASAMYAVITPMLNPFIYTLRNKDIKNALRKLISRISSSNR; encoded by the exons ATGTACTTGGTGACAGTAGTTGGAAACATGCTCATAATGTTGACTATTGGCTCTGACTCTCACCTTCACACCCCTATGTACTTCTTTCTTTCCAACTTATCCTTTGTGGATTTCTGTATGGTATCTACCACAGTCCCCAAGATGTTGGTGAGCCTCTTGGCAGAAAACAAAGCCATCCCCTATGCTGACTGTCTTGTCCAGATGcacttctttatgattttttctgCTTTGGACAATTTCCTGCTCACTGTGATGGCCTATGATCGTTTTGTGGCTATTTGTCACCCTCTACGCTATACAATTATCATGAATCCTAGGCTGTGTGGCCTGCTGGTGCTGCTTTCCTGGATAA CTGTTGTTTCCTTATTCTATGGCACAGGGCTTGGAGTGTATTTGTGTTCTTTAGTTACTCACTCTTCCTGGAAGAAAACAGTTGCTTCAGCAATGTATGCTGTGATAACACCCATGTTAAACCCCTTCATCTATACACTAAGGAATAAGGACATTAAAAATGCCCTTAGGAAACTCATTAGCAGAATATCTTCCTCTAATAGATGA
- the LOC100933642 gene encoding olfactory receptor 7D4-like — MYLVTMIGNLLIILAIGFDSHLHTPMYFFLSNLSFIDLCVVSTTVPSMLVSILRENKTITYADCLAQMYFFMVFGLLDNFLLTAMAYDRFVAICHPLRYTAIMNPGLCGLLVLLSWISVVSLYYGTGLGVYLSSSATHSSWKSTVASAMYAVVTPMLNPFIYTLRNKDIKDALRKLIRRTVSSQ, encoded by the exons ATGTATTTGGTCACAATGATTGGAAACCTGCTCATAATTTTGGCCATTGGCTTTGACTCTCATCTCCATACACCCATGTACTTCTTCCTTTCCAACTTATCCTTTATAGATCTCTGTGTGGTATCTACCACAGTTCCCAGTATGTTGGTAAGTATCTTGAGAGAAAACAAGACCATCACCTATGCTGACTGTCTTGCTCAGATGTATTTCTTTATGGTTTTTGGTTTGTTGGACAATTTCCTTCTTACTGCAATGGCCTATGACCGTTTTGTAGCTATCTGTCATCCTCTTCGCTATACAGCCATCATGAACCCTGGGCTATGTGGCCTGCTGGTATTGCTTTCCTGGA TCTCTGTTGTTTCCTTATATTATGGCACAGGACTTGGAGTGTATTTGAGCTCTTCAGCTACCCACTCTTCCTGGAAGAGCACAGTTGCCTCAGCAATGTATGCTGTGGTCACCCCCATGTTGAATCCATTCATCTATACACTAAGGAATAAGGACATAAAAGATGCCCTTAGGAAGCTAATTAGAAGAACAGTTTCCTCTCAATAA